Proteins encoded in a region of the Diabrotica virgifera virgifera chromosome 4, PGI_DIABVI_V3a genome:
- the LOC126883795 gene encoding uncharacterized protein LOC126883795, whose protein sequence is MDPDNADGLNLRKKSVPSRDKQTRKVQTQKAVGEYPKGPVANLGTDYEWKLHCLFAVAAFKHFDNWSLANEYIEAGKFDDLVFKINDECLLLQAKFKENKQVSHQNFWSTNPKSENFSIYKYILSYNDIKWKFKDLKTNAIVLCTNANLPDSTFNSKRISENNIINKIFGTQVRMGSIQEEHRKKFDEVKTYQENISDVDKDKLTWRNISLNHTDIEEFLSKFVVIKVSIEQIDKQISDLIMSMEKKNPSLKNLYIINHVHYWRNLGSKHSVFMTKNYMRLIWYREENDRCIQQFLNYEISFLNPYQFSIAINLIKVEHNLDLYLAKIVNSIKQIYKKQDKPDEMFFKEVLFLALQSNYKTIKSTVECFEIKNVQYLVVSFLEMDENQSKEIYNKISRILETNKQKKVIIIAKNFGFQDTKVENDQIRLNLFDENTKEIVCNTTIEFQGEAVTLKHLLNNCKIANLMDGCKSTDIMDKSYISSFFKSAGESCDLNRESYIELVESIKVI, encoded by the exons ATGGATCCTGATAATGCGGATGGGCTAAATTTACGGAAGAAGAGTGTTCCGTCGAGG GACAAGCAGACCCGAAAGGTACAAACACAAAAAGCGGTAGGAGAATATCCTAAAGGCCCAGTCGCAAATCTAGGCACTGACTATGAATGGAAACTCCATTGCCTATTTGCAGTGGCTGCATTCAAACATTTTGACAACTGGAGCTTAGCAAATGAGTATATAGAGGCTGGAAAATTCGAcgatttggtatttaaaattaaTGATGAGTGCTTATTACTACAGGCAAAATTTAAGGAAAACAAACAAGTCTCTCATCAGAACTTCTGGTCAACTAATCCAAAATCTGAAAATTTTAGTATTTACAAATATATTCTGTCATATAATGACATAAAATGGAAGTTTAAAGATCTCAAGACGAACGCTATAGTATTATGTACCAATGCCAATTTACCAGATAGTACATTTAACTCTAAAAGAATAtctgaaaataatataataaacaaaatatttggAACTCAAGTTAGAATGGGTAGTATTCAAGAAGAACATCGCAAAAAATTTGACGAAGTTAAAACTTATCAAGAAAATATAAGCGATGTCGATAAAGACAAACTTACGTGGCGAAATATTTCTCTAAATCATACTGATATTGAAGAGTTTCTGTCCAAATTTGTGGTCATCAAAGTTAGTATAGAACAAATTGATAAACAAATTTCTGACCTCATTATGAGCATGGAGAAAAAAAACCCTTCgttaaaaaatttgtatataATAAATCATGTTCACTACTGGCGAAATTTGGGCTCTAAACATTCCGTTTTTATGACGAAAAATTATATGAGACTTATTTGGTATAGAGAGGAAAATGATAGATGCATTCAACAGTTTTTAAATTACGAAATCTCTTTTTTAAATCCCTATCAGTTTTCAATTGCCATTAATTTAATCAAAGTTGAACATAATTTGGATTTATATTTAGCTAAAATAGTTAACAGTATAAAACAGATTTATAAGAAACAAGACAAACCCGATGAAATGTTCTTCAAAGAAGTACTATTTCTAGCTTTACAGAGTAATTACAAAACGATTAAAAGTACTGTGGAatgttttgaaataaaaaacgTTCAATATTTAGTTGTTTCTTTTCTCGAAATGGACGAGAATCAAagtaaagaaatatataacaaaatatCGAGAATATTAGagactaataaacaaaagaaggtTATCATTATTGCAAAAAATTTCGGGTTTCAAGATACTAAGGTTGAAAACGATCAAATCCGCTTGAATCTATTCGAtgaaaatacaaaagaaatagtATGTAACACGACTATTGAATTTCAAGGTGAAGCTGTAACATTAAAACATCTGTTAAATAATTGTAAGATTGCAAATTTAATGGATGGTTGTAAGTCGACAGATATCATGGATAAGTCTTATATTTCTTCCTTTTTTAAATCTGCAGGAGAATCATGTGATTTAAACAGAGAATCGTACATAGAACTAGTAGAATCTATTAAAGTTATATAA
- the LOC126883796 gene encoding serine/threonine-protein phosphatase 6 regulatory ankyrin repeat subunit B-like: MDFLNLFSEEFLLKELNTINKKVAVLTGPLGAGKTTLLENIILSRKLTDYSCSRLTWIINIELSKAAEYLQNKSSNLSLLGLLSYSEDTRGNFEIQALKSIEKIIVIDGIDENNSEYIHEVQDLIDASNLENLNVLLVIMACRNYDFIFRNKPDVETIVVEPFNEKDQEIFFENIVVRDAFGTYLTKTRKFAASKSLPRELQELFNTDISPSINTSMLSIGIFEEKNGAFKFIHKSFEEYFAAEYIWNCLSHKRISDSILLALLNKLFLNSQYAGVSGFFEEILITKISDRGLKKISKEFGQALSEQRWVESISLLVFQGYFNIVKFVFHEYDGFSKVINHRGTSGETALHLSAHYPHLVKYLVEKGAEINCIDENGLTVFHYIIMMCWDSDKYKIYFNMIFEKMKYRENFKTITFFDEYLKLIRKDQQKGIRCKVEYDVILDLIDYLTDLGLDLSVKDKDEDTSVHWAAQAGFLTLLKTLITKYKLEYTAVDKNGDTPLHYACQFDSLDIMEYFEQSELLCVNNSSLVSSYKPPKTVKLLNRVDQQTESLLLKNKYLNLSAVNTDGESPIHRAASGNAVNILICLINKYKLNPKLVDNYGYTPLHEAASTNSLEAFTFLLETAQLDINDCNNKGNSVLHSAAGGNAIKIIKYLYSKDKYRHIFEQKNNDGDTIIHSAARGDAADALTYLIFTCKLACDIPDKYGNTPAHDAAKNNSLNALIILENNKVNLTAKNKRGVSLLHRSASSNAIDVIKHLTMGLNRNTNAETKLNLVDNYGNTPLHSAASHDALKAFKYLLTQAKLDVNQCNERGESVVHKAAYENSMNVLKFLMDDNKLCPKLEDEFGNTPLHDAAYNDSLEAFKLLLQSEKIDVNDCNNTGDTVLHKAAYGNATKIIEYLHSEPDYVHLFHIKNKMKQTALHKASKNNSVEALTFLVSHYQYLVDVLDENGNTPLHEAYFYDSLESFKFLLQYTKLDNNTCCKQNGQTVLHIAAGRNSMKVLKFLIDDYKLKPKLVDENGNTPLHIAAVNDSLEAFKYLVQSEEINVNDCNNMGNNVLHYAAYGNSTKIIEYLHSEPAYACLFNIKNNMKQSVLHAACKRNSVEALTFLIDSYPCLINSVDKDGNTPLHEAALYDSLESFKYLLRRTKLDTKTCNHRGLTSLHIAAARNSMNVLKFLINDYKLSPNLSDEDSSTSLHIAAVNGSLEAFKYLLQSEKIDVKDCNNRGDTVLHWAAYGNATKIIEHLQSEPAYANLFNFTNKMKQTALHRASQGNAVQALSFLVNNYPHLINVVDEKGNTPLHVAASNDSLESCKYLLQCPQLDIKTCNQKGETVLHIAACENSTKILKYLIDECNMSPTLVDIHGDTPLHVAAFNNSLGAFTDLLKTEKLNINDCNDKGDTVLHKAVRGKAIRIIEVIFKSFMQ, translated from the exons ATGGATTTCCTGAATTTGTTTTCTGAAGAATTCTTACTCAAAGAACTAAATACGATTAATAAAAAAGTAGCTGTACTTACTGGCCCTCTAGGAGCTGGAAAAACAACTCTTTTAGAAAATATAATATTGTCGCGAAAGTTGACTGATTATAGTTGCTCCCGACTGACATGGATAATAAATATAGAATTATCAAAAGCAGCAGAGTATCTACAAAATAAAAGTTCGAATCTCAGTCTTTTAGGATTGTTAAGCTACAGTGAAGATACTAGAGGTAACTTCGAAATACAGGCTTTAAAATCTATTGAGAAGATTATCGTAATCGATGGAATAGACGAAAATAATTCAGAGTACATTCATGAAGTGCAAGATTTGATTGATGCATCAAATTTAGAGAATCTGAACGTTTTATTAGTAATAATGGCCTGCAGGAACTACGATTTTATCTTTCGAAATAAGCCTGACGTGGAAACAATTGTGGTAGAGCCGTTTAATGAAAAAGATcaagagattttttttgagaa TATTGTTGTAAGAGATGCTTTTGGTACTTACTTAACAAAAACAAGAAAGTTTGCTGCTAGCAAGAGCCTTCCACGCGAATTACAAGAACTTTTCAATACTGATATATCCCCCTCTATAAATACATCGATGCTTTCAATTGGAATATTCGAAGAAAAAAATGGAGCATTTAAATTTATTCACAAAAGTTTTGAAGAGTACTTTGCCGCCGAATACATTTGGAATTGTCTCAGTCATAAACGTATTAGCGACTCTATACTTTTAGCTCTTCTTAACAAACTTTTCCTTAATTCACAGTATGCCGGTGTATCTGGATTCTTTGAAGAAATTCTCATTACCAAAATATCAGATAGAGGTCTCAAGAAGATTAGTAAAGAGTTTGGTCAGGCACTTAGTGAACAAAGATGGGTAGAAAGTATATCACTTTTAGTATTTCAAGGCTATTTTAATATTGTCAAATTTGTATTTCACGAATACGATGGTTTTTCCAAGGTTATTAATCATAGGGGTACTTCTGGTGAAACGGCATTGCACCTATCTGCTCACTATCCACATCTTGTGAAGTACTTAGTAGAAAAAGGTGCTGAAATAAACTGCATTGATGAAAATGGACTGACTGtatttcattatattataatgaTGTGCTGGGACTCagacaaatacaaaatatattttaatatgatctttgaaaaaatgaaatatcGGGAGAATTttaaaacaataacattttttgatgaGTACTTAAAACTTATACGGAAGGATCAGCAAAAAGGAATTCGGTGTAAGGTAGAATATGATGTTATTCTTGACTTGATTGATTATTTAACAGATCTTGGATTGGATTTAAGCGTTAAAGATAAAGATGAAGATACATCTGTTCATTGGGCTGCACAAGCAGGTTTTCTTACTTTACTTAAAACACTGATAACAAAATATAAACTGGAATATACGGCTGTTGATAAAAATGGAGATACACCGCTTCATTATGCTTGCCAGTTTGACTCTCTTGATATAATGGAATACTTCGAACAAAGCGAGTTACTTTGTGTGAATAATTCTTCACTTGTTTCTTCTTATAAACCTCCAAAAACGGTAAAATTATTAAATCGGGTGGATCAACAGACTGAAAgcttattacttaaaaataaatatttgaatttaAGTGCTGTAAACACAGACGGAGAAAGTCCTATACACAGAGCTGCTTCAGGAAATGCTGtcaatatattaatttgtctaatTAATAAGTATAAATTAAATCCAAAACTAGTTGACAACTACGGATATACACCTCTTCATGAAGCAGCTTCCACTAATTCCTTGGAAGCTTTTACATTTTTATTAGAGACTGCTCAATTGGACATTAACGACTGCAACAACAAAGGTAATTCTGTTTTACATAGCGCAGCAGGTGGAAATGCtataaaaataatcaaatatcTTTATTCAAAAGATAAATACAGACATATCTTTGAACAAAAAAATAACGATGGTGATACAATCATCCATAGTGCAGCGAGGGGAGATGCTGCAGATGCTTTAACATATTTAATTTTTACTTGTAAGTTAGCTTGTGATATTCCTGACAAATACGGCAATACTCCTGCCCATGATGCAGCTAAAAACAATTCTCTTAATGctctaataattttggaaaacAACAAAGTAAACTTAACTGCTAAAAATAAGAGAGGTGTTAGTTTATTACACAGGTCAGCTTCTAGCAACGCAATAGATGTAATTAAACATTTAACTATGGGACTTAATAGAAATACTAATGCAGAAACAAAGCTAAATCTGGTAGATAATTACGGAAATACACCTTTGCATTCAGCAGCTTCACACGATGCATTAAAAGCTTTTAAGTATTTGTTAACTCAGGCCAAACTTGATGTTAATCAATGCAACGAACGTGGTGAGTCAGTCGTTCATAAGGCTGCGTATGAAAATTCTATGAATGTGCTTAAGTTTCTGATGGATGACAATAAACTATGCCCAAAATTAGAGGACGAATTCGGTAATACACCTCTTCATGATGCGGCTTATAATGACTCACTAGAAGCATTCAAATTGCTGCTTCAGTCTGAGAAAATAGATGTTAATGACTGCAACAATACAGGTGATACCGTGCTTCACAAAGCTGCATACGGAAATGCAACAAAAATAATTGAATACTTACATTCAGAGCCTGATTACGTACATTTatttcatattaaaaataaaatgaaacaaactGCCTTGCACAAAGCTAGTAAAAACAATTCTGTAGAGGCTTTAACTTTTTTAGTTAGCCATTATCAGTACCTCGTTGATGTTTTAGATGAAAATGGCAATACTCCTCTTCATGAAGCATATTTCTACGATTCATTagaaagttttaaatttttattacaatacacAAAATTGGATAATAATACATGTTGTAAACAAAATGGTCAAACGGTTTTACACATAGCTGCTGGTCGAAACTCTATGAAAGTGCTTAAGTTTCTTATAGATGACTATAAACTAAAACCAAAGCTAGTTGATGAAAATGGTAATACGCCTCTCCATATTGCGGCTGTGAATGACTCACTAGAAGCATTCAAGTATCTGGTTCAATCGGAGGAAATTAATGTTAATGATTGCAACAATATGGGTAATAACGTGCTTCACTACGCTGCATATGGAAATTCAACAAAAATAATTGAATACCTACACTCAGAACCTGCTTACgcatgtttatttaatattaaaaataacatgAAACAATCTGTCTTGCACGCAGCTTGTAAAAGAAATTCTGTAGAAGCGTTAACCTTCTTAATCGACAGTTATCCGTGCCTCATTAATAGTGTAGATAAAGATGGCAATACTCCTCTTCATGAAGCAGCTCTCTACGATTCATTAGAgagttttaaatatttattaagaCGCACAAAATTAGATACTAAGACATGTAACCATCGAGGTCTAACTAGTTTACACATAGCTGCTGCTAGAAACTCTATGAATGTTCTTAAGTTTCTTATAAATGACTATAAACTAAGCCCAAATTTATCTGATGAAGATAGTAGTACGTCTCTCCATATTGCGGCTGTAAATGGATCACTAGAAGCATTCAAATATCTGCTTCAATCCGAGAAAATTGATGTTAAAGATTGCAACAATAGAGGAGATACCGTGCTTCACTGGGCTGCATACGGAAATGCCACAAAAATAATTGAACACCTACAGTCAGAACCTGCTTACgcaaatttatttaattttacaaataaaatgaaacaaactGCCTTGCATAGAGCGAGTCAAGGGAATGCTGTACAAGCTTTATCCTTCTTAGTCAACAATTATCCGCACCTCATTAATGTTGTAGACGAAAAAGGCAATACTCCTCTTCACGTCGCAGCTTCCAATGACTCATTAGaaagctgtaaatatttattacaatGCCCACAATTGGATATTAAGACATGTAACCAAAAGGGTGAAACTGTTTTACACATTGCTGCGTGTGAAAACTCTACGAAAATTCTTAAATATCTAATTGATGAGTGTAATATGAGTCCAACTCTGGTTGATATTCATGGGGATACACCACTCCATGTTGCAGCTTTTAACAACTCCCTTGGAGCTTTCACCGATTTGTTAAAGActgaaaaattaaatattaacgaTTGCAATGATAAAGGTGATACCGTTCTACACAAAGCTGTACGTGGGAAAGCCATAAGAATAATTGAAGTTATATTTAAAAGTTTCATGCAGTGA